From a single Desulfovibrio sp. X2 genomic region:
- the pgi gene encoding glucose-6-phosphate isomerase has translation MSLTESPAWKALAEHRERMQDVHMRDLFAADPRRFDSFHATLDDILFDYSKHRVTGETMRLLFDLARQEDVEARRDAMFRGEKINVTEDRAVLHVALRNRKNTPILVDGEDVMPGVNAVLEKMRAFSEAVRSGSWKGHTGRPIRDVVNIGIGGSDLGPQMVCQALTPYARQGIDVHFVSNVDGTHIMETLRRVNPATTLFIVASKTFTTQETMTNAHTARAWLLSAAGGDQAAVAKHFVALSTNAEAVTEFGIDTANMFEFWDWVGGRYSLWSAIGLSIALYVGMERFEELLAGAFAVDEHFRSAPLEKNIPAIMALLGIWYGNFFGAQTLAILPYDQYLSRFAAYFQQGDMESNGKRVRLDGTPVCCDTGPIVWGEPGTNGQHAFYQLIHQGTRMIPCDFLVPARSHNPVGDHHQILVSNFLAQTEALMRGKTADEARAELEKQGMSGKELEKLLPHKIFPGNKPTSSFLFQTLDPRTLGSLIALYEHKIFCQGAIWGINSFDQWGVELGKQLAKAIQPELVGQSPVTSHDSSTNGLIGWYKKLR, from the coding sequence ATGTCCCTGACCGAGAGCCCGGCCTGGAAGGCGCTCGCCGAACATCGCGAACGGATGCAGGACGTGCACATGCGCGACCTCTTCGCCGCCGATCCCCGCCGCTTCGACTCCTTCCACGCCACCCTGGACGACATACTCTTCGACTATTCCAAGCACCGCGTGACCGGCGAGACCATGCGCCTGCTTTTCGACCTGGCCCGCCAGGAAGACGTGGAGGCCAGGCGCGACGCCATGTTCCGCGGCGAGAAGATCAACGTCACCGAGGACCGCGCCGTGCTGCACGTGGCCCTGCGCAACAGGAAGAACACGCCCATCCTGGTGGACGGCGAGGACGTGATGCCCGGCGTGAACGCCGTGCTGGAGAAGATGCGCGCCTTTTCCGAGGCCGTGCGCTCCGGCTCCTGGAAGGGCCACACCGGCCGCCCCATCCGCGACGTGGTCAACATCGGCATCGGCGGCTCGGACCTGGGGCCGCAGATGGTCTGCCAGGCGCTGACCCCCTACGCGCGCCAGGGCATCGACGTGCACTTCGTCTCCAACGTGGACGGCACCCACATCATGGAGACGCTGCGCCGCGTGAACCCCGCCACCACGCTCTTCATCGTGGCCTCCAAGACCTTCACCACCCAGGAGACCATGACCAACGCCCACACCGCGCGGGCCTGGCTGCTCTCCGCCGCGGGCGGCGACCAGGCCGCCGTGGCCAAGCATTTCGTGGCCCTGTCCACCAATGCCGAGGCCGTCACCGAGTTCGGCATCGACACCGCCAACATGTTCGAGTTCTGGGACTGGGTCGGCGGCCGCTACTCCCTGTGGTCGGCCATCGGCCTGTCCATCGCGCTGTACGTGGGCATGGAGCGCTTCGAGGAGCTGCTGGCCGGGGCCTTCGCCGTGGACGAGCACTTCAGGAGCGCGCCGCTCGAGAAGAACATCCCGGCGATCATGGCCCTGCTCGGCATCTGGTACGGCAACTTCTTCGGCGCCCAGACCCTGGCCATCCTGCCGTACGACCAGTACCTCTCGCGCTTCGCCGCCTACTTCCAGCAGGGCGACATGGAGTCCAACGGCAAGCGCGTGCGCCTGGACGGCACGCCCGTGTGCTGCGACACCGGGCCCATCGTCTGGGGCGAGCCCGGCACCAACGGGCAGCACGCCTTCTATCAGCTCATCCACCAGGGCACGCGCATGATCCCGTGCGACTTCCTCGTGCCCGCGCGCTCGCACAACCCCGTGGGCGACCACCACCAGATCCTCGTCTCCAACTTCCTGGCCCAGACCGAGGCGCTGATGCGCGGCAAGACCGCGGACGAGGCCCGCGCCGAACTGGAGAAGCAGGGCATGTCCGGCAAGGAGCTGGAAAAGCTGCTGCCGCACAAGATCTTCCCGGGCAACAAGCCCACCAGCTCCTTCCTCTTCCAGACGCTGGACCCGCGCACCCTGGGCAGCCTCATCGCCCTTTACGAGCACAAGATCTTCTGCCAGGGCGCCATCTGGGGCATCAACTCCTTCGACCAGTGGGGCGTGGAGCTGGGC
- the rpiA gene encoding ribose-5-phosphate isomerase RpiA, with the protein MPHDADATTRFKRQAGEAAAQEVRSDMVVGLGHGSTAVWALREIGRRLAAGEITNVRGVPCSRAVAEDARAAGIPLLDLPGPDDEATGTPFIDLTIDGADEVDPALNLIKGGGGALLREKIVAQASRREIIVADADKLTSALGTRFALPVEVLADAAGLVARFLRRLGAEPALRRRKDGSPFVTDAGNHILDCRLSPLAAPGAAEDLAAKLGQRAGIVAHGLFLKLCDELVVAGPDGLKRLSPPAPTER; encoded by the coding sequence ATGCCGCACGACGCGGACGCAACGACCCGTTTCAAGCGCCAGGCCGGAGAGGCCGCGGCGCAGGAGGTCCGCTCGGACATGGTCGTGGGCCTCGGCCACGGCTCCACCGCCGTCTGGGCCCTGCGTGAGATAGGCCGCCGCCTGGCCGCCGGGGAGATAACGAACGTGCGCGGCGTACCCTGCTCGCGCGCCGTGGCCGAGGACGCGCGCGCCGCGGGCATCCCGCTCCTCGACCTGCCCGGCCCGGACGACGAGGCCACCGGTACCCCCTTCATCGACCTGACCATCGACGGCGCCGACGAGGTGGACCCGGCCCTGAACCTCATCAAGGGCGGCGGCGGCGCGCTGCTGCGCGAAAAGATCGTGGCCCAGGCCTCGCGGCGCGAGATCATCGTGGCCGACGCGGACAAGCTCACCTCCGCCCTCGGCACTCGCTTCGCCCTGCCCGTCGAGGTCCTCGCCGACGCCGCCGGGCTCGTCGCCCGCTTCCTCCGCCGCCTCGGCGCCGAGCCCGCGCTCCGACGCCGAAAGGACGGCTCGCCCTTCGTCACCGACGCGGGCAACCACATCCTGGACTGCCGCCTCTCCCCCCTGGCCGCGCCCGGCGCGGCCGAAGACCTCGCCGCCAAGCTCGGACAGCGCGCGGGCATCGTGGCCCACGGACTCTTCCTGAAGCTGTGCGACGAGCTCGTCGTCGCCGGGCCGGACGGCCTGAAGCGCCTCTCCCCGCCCGCGCCGACCGAACGGTAG
- a CDS encoding cation diffusion facilitator family transporter yields MTQRHTHGISSHDRAFAVGIALNVAFVLVEAWFGFAADSLALIADAGHNLSDVLSLLLAWAAAWLSGLRPTSRFTYGFGKSSVLASLLNASILFIAVGAISLEAVQRFGSPEPVATGTVMLVASVGIAVNAATAVMFLRGREKDINIRGAFLHMAADTVVSVGVVVAAGLMRWTGRQWIDPLLSLVIAAAIAVSSWGLLRESLRLTLDAVPEGIDRRAVKRYLAALPGVEAVHDLHIWALSTTRVALTAHLVRPHGGPDHEGADAFLDEVGRELHDRYGIGHATIQLEHSPCENGCSLPPER; encoded by the coding sequence GTGACGCAGAGGCACACGCATGGGATTTCGAGCCACGACCGGGCGTTCGCCGTGGGCATCGCGCTCAACGTGGCCTTCGTCCTCGTCGAGGCCTGGTTCGGCTTCGCTGCCGACTCCCTCGCCCTGATCGCGGACGCCGGGCACAACCTGAGCGACGTCCTGAGCCTCCTGCTGGCCTGGGCGGCGGCGTGGCTCTCCGGCCTGCGCCCGACCTCGCGCTTCACCTACGGCTTCGGGAAAAGCTCCGTCCTCGCCTCGCTGCTCAACGCCTCAATCCTCTTCATCGCCGTGGGCGCCATCTCCCTGGAGGCGGTGCAGCGCTTCGGCAGCCCCGAGCCCGTCGCCACGGGCACGGTCATGCTCGTCGCGTCCGTCGGCATAGCCGTCAACGCCGCCACGGCCGTCATGTTCCTGCGCGGCAGGGAGAAGGACATCAACATCCGCGGAGCCTTCCTGCACATGGCCGCGGACACCGTCGTCTCGGTCGGCGTCGTCGTGGCCGCCGGGCTCATGCGCTGGACAGGCAGGCAATGGATCGATCCGCTGCTCAGCCTGGTCATCGCGGCCGCCATCGCCGTGAGCTCCTGGGGCCTCCTGCGCGAGTCCCTGCGCCTGACCCTCGACGCCGTGCCCGAAGGCATCGACCGGCGCGCCGTGAAGCGCTACCTGGCGGCCCTGCCCGGGGTCGAGGCCGTCCACGACCTGCACATCTGGGCCCTCAGCACGACCCGCGTCGCCCTCACGGCCCATCTCGTGCGCCCCCACGGCGGGCCGGACCACGAGGGGGCCGACGCCTTCCTCGACGAGGTCGGCCGGGAGCTGCACGACCGCTACGGGATCGGACACGCCACCATCCAGCTCGAGCACAGCCCCTGCGAGAACGGCTGCTCCCTGCCGCCGGAACGCTGA